The following nucleotide sequence is from Salvia splendens isolate huo1 chromosome 2, SspV2, whole genome shotgun sequence.
AGATAGCCACTGACTCCACTGCTCTGCTTCTTGACTCCAATTGTTAGGCATTCCAAACTGTTGATGCATTTCTCCACAAATTCATCTGCACTGCTCCTCACAAACAGGCTGCACATAACACACATTTTGCATTAAATCATCATCAATTCATCAACATTTTCATCCTTGTCTCTCTTGTTTCTCTCTCATATGTCATTATACATACCAGTTGAGGAATGGGGAGGAGTGCTTGTGTCCTAATACAAGAACAGAGACCTCAAGTTTCTTCACTTGGCTCATCACTGTGTCCATCTTTGGTCCTTGAATGGCCAGTGCTTCTACTTCCACCTGCAACACCATCAATACTTACATCTCATTCACACATTTACAATccataaatcaaataaatgaaCAAAAGTGCAAATTACTTGAATAAACATGATTTTTGGTACATGTTTTAAATTGATGAAGTTACTTGATAAGTGTgatgagaaaaatgataaaactCACTCATGTAATTTTCAGATATCACACTCAATACAATTTCAcccaaattgaaaaaatattgagaaaatattaaaatttgtgatttttacTACTAATTTTCAAAGTTGACAGatcagaatttgaccaaatttcatgGGTTTTTCCGGCAATTTGCTCTTAATAAAAGTATACTCCTAGGAACAGAGCATCCACACTTAACTGATGTATGATTCACTAAAAAACATAATTGGCTCCTAAAAAACACTCAAGAAAACACATACAGATAGCACACATACAGAGAGAAAAATGCACACTAAATCAAGAAGCTAAAACCAGAAGAGAGGCAAATGAAGAACACACAGAATGAAAGTGAACAGCAAGTGAAGAATCAAAAAGGGGGAGTTCCAAAAGGTGACCTCAGGCTTGCAAGCCTTGCAAAGGGAGGCAAGGGAGGAAACAAGGTAGGAAGAGGAGGCAGTGTCAGAAGAGGAAGAAACAATGTGGAGAAGAGTGAGAATATCAGACTTGTTAGTGACATGAGTGAGAGCCCACATCATTGCATGCTTTGAATGGGAGGACtgatccaccaccaccatcactCTCTTCTTCATTATCATCTCACCCCCATACATACCCTCCATCCCCTTCCCCCACCCCCATCTCTTTGATGCTGATTTCCACCCTTCCTTGCTGCTCAGCTGCCTCAGAAATGAATCTGACCTCCCCATCTCTCAACTACTTTCTTCAactgtgtgtgtttgtgtgtgtgtcaaATGTCAATGCATGAAGCAAAACTATGCTCTcacagtgtgtgtgtgtgtttgtttggTGGAGGGGAGAAAGGGACTATGGGGAGAAGAGATGGGAGTGATGGTGTGATTGAAAGTGTTATGTTATGGTTTGTTTTGTAGTAGTAGgttttatttatgtataaatatatatattaaggTCACAGAAATCTATGGCAGCTTGTGGGCTCACACTATGTGGCAGGAAAATGGTAAATAATTCAATGAAGAGGTCAGGTTTTTGGTAGATTATTTTATTGCTAACTTTAATGGCAAATTTCATTTCCTTgtaaatttttgtttttttggtgaATTACCAGTTGTAGTGTACTATTGTCTATTGGCTGGATTGCAGATCaatgggatttttttttaaattttattttatagcatctctttaaacaatttactacctccgtcccacgttaagtttcacattttgctattttgatcgtcccataataagagttatatttcaattttaccaTTTATAGACCCCATATTCCAACAACCAAttctactaacattttattataaaactaatatatatataagtgggtcatggtccactaacttattcaactcatttttttatattttttaaaactcgcgccaacactaaatgtgacacttaatatGAACTTAAAACTCGCGCCAACACTAAATGTGACACCTAATATGAAACGaatgtagtattttttaaatatgcAGAGATCTCAGATGCTGGGTATATAGTATGATACGTAGTACGTTATTCTGGATCAGTATgaaaaaatgtatatattttagTATATTATATCCGAATCTTATGTCTAGATCTTTTACTACATAATAATTTAATGCTACAACTCATTTCCCATTTCTAAGTTACTTCCTAATTTTCTAGTGCTTAGGTACAATCTATGAAATTTGTTAATGATttgaaatatgaatataatCCTATTAAATAATTGATATTGAGAATAAAAAGGTGGCAATTTTTGGTTTGCCAATATTTGGCTTATCATCGTTTCCATTTACGGTATTTCTTTCTGTCCATTTTTACTGTAGCAATTGAATGCCAATTTTACAACTGGTCTAATAAATTCAACTTTCATATATTGGACAAAACTTTTAGCCATCTCCAAAACTTTCTGGTCCAGTACTTGAGTTGGGGTAAAAATAGGctacaaatttatttataaaatatactatCAATCTTCCTAATTTATATACAATTATTAATGGAGTTCGTATTAtctaaaaataataagaaaagaGTTGGTAACATCAAAAGGATATTGACATACAtaagttattttttttgtaaataagaaagagttattaattgtttaaaaaaaactcaactATATTATTCCTCGtcattaaaaatttatatgCATTAGGTAAAAGTCAATGCTGAGTGTTAAAGTATGagtatttaatactccatactCCTATATTAATGAgagcaaaaaataaaacaaaccgggaaataaaaaaattaaattatgagtcGTTTTTATTTTTACCCAATGTGAAAAGGGTATCATTGTACTTTTGAAGCAAAGTCATTCAGCCAAATTATTGCTCCCGTTTAATTCGCCGGATTCGCTGTCCCTTTCTTCTAACCTTATTTACTATCCTGCCcttcaatatatttttttcatttatttatatctTCCTCACTTTTTTGAGTTCAAGATTTATTACTACCATTTTAATCCCGAGCTAATGTCGTAATTAAAATGTAGTATTGAGAAGATTTATTTATATACTGTACTACTATTAACAAGAAACTATGATAGAGATAATGTATTCTATAGTATATGAGTACGTGTGATGGGAGAATTATGTTTCTAATAACAAGAAACAACATAGTATTATATAGATagataagtaaaataaaatgaaaaacataGCAAAAAACAAGATTTGAGTTTGCAGCATAGTGATGTGTGCTTTTGTGATTGAACACATAGTCAAAGTTGATTATGTTGGTAAACTAAAAAACCAATTCTTCAATATTAAGGTCTCAAATGAACCccacattatttaatttaatatcgAGTTAATAATTATAGTCCCACTAAACTGTGGCAGTTTACATTTCCTTGGGAATTTCATTTGCTGAAGCCAGAAATTGGGAGGCTGAAACATTATAATATAGGAGTAATATATTTTCCGATTATAATTGTGGCCTAAACTTTCAAATTTCTGAATCTTATCGTTGAGTCACATGTAAAGACGAATTAGTGTTCCAGCACAGACTTCCATGCACCCAATAATAACAATCATTTTATTACTAATAGTACATTGTACTttatacaaaaatattttgtaatttgAATTTTGACTCCATGTTATTATAGTCTCAAACTATATGGATATTGTCCAATAGACAAAGGATGTTCATTAACGAGGATTGAGTagtcataatattaaaatctaTTTTCTCGCATACCACaaaatttgattattaaaagTAATAAGCAGTAGTATATCAGTTTCATGTTAAATATACTTGCTCATTTCACAACCAATAGgcatgttttttcatttttggtattCTATATAAATTAATCCTTAGTAAATTTCTATGTAAAACTCattttttactaataatattttaatagttATTTTTACCCCTTTACTAATTTTACTTAAAATCTGTGTTATTCATTACCGAGACTATTGTTGGTGAACGATAAAGTATTTCAAATTTGACATTATGAGCAACATCATGATGTTGCCCTTATCATATCATGttgttattgtattttttttcccaaaaatgCACAACTCGTTTGATATCCCACCCCTTGGAAACATTCGTTAGCATGAAATTAAGCTACTTACTCAAAAAGATGTACATTCATAAAGGGAGGTGATTAATATTCTATACAAGTTAAAACTCGACATCTCATCCAAAATGTAGAGAAAAATTAACCCCTATTTACTCAGGGTTATATTAATCAAAGGAAATATCATTAGTAAGTTCCAGCTTCGCTTTCCACAGCCTCATATTCATTCCCATTTGACAAACTTCCCCTCAGCACCACAGGCATTCATTCCTCAGCTAATTCCGGTGCTTCAATGTTGCAGTCAATACCTGTGTTGTGGCTATGAAGGAAGGCTCTCTCCTCTTCAGGCACATCAGTGTTGTCGAGACAAACCCCAATTTGAGAAGGTTCGCCATCAACAGCCTCAACATTGATGTCTTCCTTGCTCAACAGGGGACCGGGCAAGGTAGCACCTGATTCCACAATAACATTTTTGCCACTATCATGGATTTCTGCATCCTGAGATGCATCTTCGTTTGATGCAGACGCTTCCCCTCCGGTGTCATCACCTTGCTTCTCTCGAGCGCAATGGACTCCATAGCTGCATATTCCATGATAGCATTTTTGTCGCTATCATGGATTTCAGCAGCGTGCGATGCATCTTCGTTTGATGCAGCAGCTTCACCTCCGGTGTCATCACCTTGCTTCTCTTGAGCAGCAGTGGACTCCATAGCTGCTGATTCCATGATAGCATCTTTGTCACTCTCATCGATTTTAGCATCCTGAGATGCATCTTCGTTTGATGCAGCAGCTTCACCTCCAGTGTCATCTCCTTGCTTCTCTCGAGCAGCAGCTTCAGCATGGTTGTTTGAATCAGATGCAGTGTTTTCTTTGACGCCATCATCATGCTCAGGGGGTTTGATTTCAACGCATCCAATGGCTACAATTACAGAACAAAATCTATTGGAAATTGTGCTAAAACATACACCAGATATGCACAGACATGCACTCGTATGCACAAGCAGAAAAGGATCAATACCTGCAGAGTCATTTTCTGCTCTAACGGACTGTTGGCCTGATACAGGTTTCTGCAACATGTCCACCCCAGGGAACGCGATCATGCTCATATAATTCATTTCTTGCCTCATTGATTCTTCAAGGGGAAGAAAGCCAAATACTTTTGTCCATGTCTCGTTAAGTTCAGATATAGCGGGTATTACCAGTTTCTCAACACCAAGAGTGGACAGAATCTGATAAGAGATTATACATGATTATAGCAAAACATATATcagaaatatatattttcatagCAGACCAACAAGAAAAGCAGAGATCAACTTCGCACACAAGAATACAAAATGATAGATGAAAAATTACCTTATGGAAACACTGGTGGATTGGGATACATCCATAGCAATAGAAATTTGAAGCAAAAAAACAGCAATATATATTCCGGACAACTTTTAAAGAAATTACAAGATTTTGTTATATATCCCAGAATATGTATAAAAAACAAACCGCTATTGAAACTTACccacaaaaaggaaataatgagggaatgAGGGAGCTTTCGATATTTTAACTACATCATATAATGGATTACATGAGATAAAACCCACATCttctaaacaaagaaagcaTACCTTTTCAACTGCACATAAGAGCCGGCTGCACATTCCTTGACGCCGGTACATGAATCGAGTTCCAATAAAAGGCATCTCTGCTAATTGTTTCCCATGGATTCTTGTTTTCAGCAATAACATAATGGAATTTGTCAGTATAACAATATGTTAAGGAGGTGTTtgatttgcaagattgtatcccgagattaaatatgtagagtgtttggttcataagattcaataccacaactcaatcctagatggataatcatgggacaattagtcatagctaaccccctatgactaaaataatctcacaactcaatcctagattataacTTGGTATTATTTCATCTTcaaaaccgaacaccacctaaggATATAAAACAGTCAAACAGGtactagaaaattaaaaatataaattttaaaaattaaatctgacaatttaaagaaaatagaaTGTGCATCAGAGGAATAATTTAAAACAGGTATGCAGTTATCATTGACACGAAATTAAAGGAACGATTCCTTTTTTAACTTAGGTCCTCATCATTTTACCTTGATTATCCTTATACCATAGCAGCTTTAGAAAACTATAAAGGTGAACATAACATCAAATTGACAAACAAGATAAATCCATGCTAATTGGCGAAAGACATTAAACACTCAGAAAATCTCGGAAGAAACTGCAGATGAAAGAAAACAGATTATTTCTGAAATTGCAATTTCTTCACGTAATAATCTCATTGGCTTTGCTGGAACAATCTTGGATAGCATAAATATCACAAGGCTAACTCCTTCATGAATTGGTCTGTTAATAGTTAATACTAGACTCACTGTTTCACAAGGTATACATAAAGTACTAtcaaacataaacacatataaGGTAAAGAAAACAAGCAAGTCCATACAGAATATAGTAGCAACTCAAAATAACTACCTTATTGATGCTGCCGCGACCAGTTCACCACCCTTCTCTAGGACGAAGGTATAAAATCCATCATAATTCAACCGCCTAATATTGGACCTACGGAAAATAGAATACAGCCTGAAGAATGAAATATCCAGTTTATctaaaatctaattaaaataGTTCAGTGTCTGCTTTCATCATTAACTGGAACAAGAAAAAAACTGCAAATTAGATATGATATACCAAAGAATGTTCACATGTTATGGTGAATGCCAAGAGACAGACTCTTACAGCAAAGGAAAGGCTAAAACTATCCTCACAAGTCAAAATGCATGGGCTTTAATGTATACTCTTGTTTCATGCATAATTTAGTTAAAATTTATACCCTTCATTCAAACAATACATCATAAGGCACTAAAAATCTGATTAGCTCCTCTCTTTTTGTGTCTTGTTCTTTTTTATATACTTTCAATGTAAGctctttttgttttaattgcTACAAGctccttttttttgtttcaatgTAAACTCCTTTCATTATAAGGTCAAGATTATATTGTTTATGTGAAAGTGAAGAAAGCTCAGGAAGTGGGTTTCCATCAAATTACCATCTATACATGTATTCCTAAGTAAAGGCCTAGATACTCCCCCGTCCACCAAAAATGCCCCATTTGGTTTcagcacaggttttaagaaattgtttgagtGTGTCACGAGtgaatagtgttagtggaagaCAGGGTCCCACCTTTTTAGTTGTTATTATAAGTTGGGTGTTAGATAACTTACCGGTGGACACTCCTTATTGCAATCATGCAATGTGGgacatttattggtggacgaagggagtacaagATAGCATAGAAGAAGCAAGTAGGTAGGAAAAGCTTACCCGCAGCTGTAGACAACGCTATGAACCATATTGGTTCCACTTCGCTCATCTATGATAGGTTCAAAACATTCGTCCATAACAAAGAAAGCAATAGCTAACTTGGAATTGCTTTCTATCTTCAAGGAATTACCAAAAAGTGATGCATCATCATTAATAACACGATGCTGAAGAATAGTATAGGAAAATTCGTCTCCCATTTCATGTGTAACACCAAGAAAATCCTGTAACCGATCCAAGATCTGTATAGGAACATTGCTAGATAGATTAGTGCCAAACTATTAAATGTATCATAAACTATTATATTCACTATTTTTTATGACCCCATTTTAATTGGGAGTTTTGGAACTGTGACGATTCAAGCgggaaaacaaaacaaatatctGATGTGAGGTGCATGTTTCCTGAGTGAGTTTTTACAAATGAAATCCACTTGATGGAAATTTATTTTGACTGTGGGGAAGTCCATAAAACCAAAAGGCAAAAGGCCTATGCattttaaagaatataaatgCTTGATAGTGTATAAAAGGCATTGACCTGGAGATAGAACCAATAAAAGGGTCTCCTAAGTGCTAAGTCACGTAAATAGTAACCAAACATGTTTAGTATCCTTTTGATGTATTGCACATAGAAATTACCAGTGAGACACATGCACTACGTAAAGGAATGTCAGCATTCCCAGATGTACCCTGAGAAGCAGCAATCCGTGTGGGGTAAATattcttggaattaatattataaGGTAAATATTCACTGAATGTCAAAAGCAGAAAGTAATAAAATTGCGAAAGCAAGCGGTAAATACCATTAAGCATTGTTTCCCACAAAAGGAATTACTTGCATCATTAAAATCTTCAGCAATTGTCTCGTTGGTGCAATGCAAGTGAACTACAGAAAGTTAGAAGTTGCAAATACTAAATTCAGAAATAAGGTACATAAGTTTTGACCAAGTAATAACAAGTTCAGAAACCATTTGGCAACATGAAGGCATGTATTAAGCTTACATTTTTCCTCGCATAAACGGCATGCCAACAATTCAGAAGATAAATTCTGTTCATCATCACTGGTTGCGGTACTTACACACGCAGTTCCACAAAACTTGCATGAACAGTAAACACAGTACCAATCTCCAGAAGGAATCTGTAGAAACTGAACTTATGAGTGCTAGGCCACTTGAATCAGGAAACAAAAAGGTCATAATATCCAATAAAGGGTGAAATTAAAGAGAAACCCCATTTCAAAGTTTGTTGTTAGAGTAgctatattaaaataaatatcacAGCCAATTCATCATTTCAATACAAATGAATGATACAGTAACTAGCAAGAATGGAGACGATTTACATTATTTAACAATCATGTGATGTTTACGATTATAAGGAAATATACTAGGAGTGTAACAAACTCAACAATGTTAGAGAGTACAATCATGTAGAAGCACACTTAAAAAAAACATGTAGAAGCACATACAAAATCAAGTTTGGTTGGCCATGCAAATATTGTAAACTGCATTTATTAGTTGAGGGCAAAGAACAGGGACATTGGGAAAACAACAGCTGAGAAGAGGGTGCCATGCATTCATACTTCAATATGCAGACAGCTGTTATGGAAAGTCGATGGACAACTATCGCAGCAGATCAAGTCACCACCATCGCCACACACATTACATCTGTGACTGTCATCATTTGGATCATCCCCTTCCATATCCACACAAACAAATCCAATCTTATCAGTTTCCACATGTTTTCCCCATGAATCTAGTAAGCATTGAAGAAGAGAGTTCTCTGAATCCAAATATACATTCCGAAATGATTCTCCAGGTGTCTTTTCAGCATGAGACTCAAAGCCCCGTATTGTATGAGTTATATTACAGCAATCACAACAGATTCCATCCATCGTGATCTTCCCTTTGATTAGCATTCTTTTACTCTTTCCTCTCTTATACTCCACCTTCCCGCCAAGAGGAACAGTTCCGTAATCAATCATCCATGCAAGCAAAGTGCGTTTTCCTTCATATAACTCATAATCATCAGAATCAGATCCATTCCTAGGTTTACGAGCCTGCAAAGTCCGTCTTGATTTAATCTTCCCATCTGATTATGACTCCTTCTTAGCAAGCTCTATTGATAGTCCTTCCTGTGGCATTCATCATTTTTTTGTTACCTTTTTTCTTGCCTGGCTCAGTCATTCTGAACAGTATCCTAAGTGTCTCTTCTGGGATAGGAGTAAATGCCAAAACATCAGTATCATCTGCAGTTCCCTTATCAATCTTCTCCTCAAGCTTTTTGTAAGCCTTTGTCACTGACCAGTGAGTTCTTCCATCCCGGTCAACATAGACTGCATCATGGTAGTCTCTGGTAAGTCTCTGCCTGTATTCAACAGACCATCCAGCCTTCTGAAGCATAGCAACTATTTGATCTCTAATTAATTGCTTTTGATACCGTAACCCTGTTTCCTTACCTTCATCACCTTCTTTTgtcacttttttctttttctgctGCACAAAACCATTCCCCATATTACTCATACCAATCTTTATCCTCTTTGACTGAATCCTAACTCCAGGTTCTTTATGGTCTCTACCTCTCTTGACAATTTTCTTCTTGACTTCCAACCCTACATCCTCATTCTCAACCTTTAGAGACCTTTTACCCTTTTGCGCACCACTTGGCCTTCCTCTACCTCTACCCTTCCCGTTCCCGGTATTACTATTACCAACCTTCTCCTGTTGCAAATGCTTCTTATCGAATGAGGAGCCCAGacattcactttctactttcgGAGGCCTCCCGCGCCTAGCCATCTCTGGATTATCTGAAGGCAAAGCACCTTTTACACCTTTCTCTTTGGGGAATCTCCCTGTCCCAAGCCTCTTCTTCTGCTTACTTAACGAGGAAACCTCATCTCTACCCTCTGTTTTAGAAGGTCTGCCCCGTCTACCCgtctttttaccatttttcttCACAACTGTCACCTTTCTTTTATCCACACACGCCATCTCCGGCACTTGTGTTCTCTCCTTGTCCTCCATCTTAACTATTTCCATCTTAATCACTTGTTTTTCACCATCGCTCATGGCAACTGTTCTTGACCTCAAAACCCAACCATTTTTCGGTAGACCATCAGCCACCTTATGATCCGGATTACTCTTATCACTCATTTTCCTTTTCCTCTCAACTGGCGGCTCTTTGTTCAGATCAATCAGTTCATCTTCACCTTCTCCGCTCATTTCTCCAACCTCAATCGACATTTTTCACGATTTCCTGCCAGcggaaaacacaaacacacccGAACCAAAAAAACAAAGCACTTTAACCATCAGACAATTGGACCAAACATGTACAGCCAAAACACCGAAAATCGATAAATACAACGATAATCTTACCAATGGCGCAGCTGAAGTGTGCGGAGAGAAATGTAGCCGAAGCGATACGTACAGATTAGCTGTGACTATATGATGTAGCTTCTGTAGAGTGAGAGAAATGGAGAGAGGGTTTAGTATTTTCAAAAATGTGAAATTGGGGAATTTGGGGGATTTTAATTTATAGGGGTCTGTGAGGATACTTTCCCTCCATTATTGTTTCTTTCCTCCATTTAAAATATGGGTAATTTGCCTCCAAAATCCTAAATATTCGTCAAATTTTGGTTTTGTGTGTCAATcataaattatcaaattattgattttgttctttTACTATATTgttttgttctgattttacaattaattaaattttcgcTGACTTAGTTTGATAACTTACTTACGTGACTTTATTGAATGATTTTACTAAagtaaatagtagtactaatttttgttgaattatgaTTTATATTAAGCTATGTTAACATCAATAATTTGATTAGTTTTCAAACAAATTCTTTGATGATTTACAAGCAGATTTAAAAACtgatatataaaattataatttgatgaaaatttaaaatttaaaggaaaatatttttaatattttttaaataaattcagAAATATTGTTTTCTTGCATGTCAGCCTATTTCAACGGTTTAAAAGTTTAAATAGAAGTTGTGAAGAAAGTAGTTGATCACATGCTTGAAAGACTAAAAAAAGTTGATATATTGAAGTATTATCTACAAATGATTGAGAATAATATAAATCACGACGTATTTAGTTATGTTTTCTACAATGTTATTTAATGAAgctgaaaaaagaaaattaaacagTATATTAAAAACCGAacccataaaattaaaaagttgcTCATAATACATTCCAAGTAATATAGTTATACTAATAAATACTCCATTGAGAAAAAAGGTTAAATCAATTTGTCAAAATACTAAGTACTAATAATCTTTTGAAATCGAAATATGAAATCAagatatttcattttattcagTTGTCCCACTTATGTATGAAATAACGTATTTTGATGATGCTTGAAACAGtgtttatatttcttaaaattaatattttttataacttttataatttttttattttaattgaacaACATTGTGTTAAACTTAACTAGAGATGGCGTTTTGTACATGAATATGATGCTCGAAAAAAATTGTAACTTTATAAAAACTAAGCAAAATTAACTCAAATTTGCAATTTACATACATCATTATCTGATAAATTATCACCCAAAAGGACATAATGGGCCGGATTTGACTCCCTATCATCTATCTTAAATAATCGTACAGCTTCGACGCAGCGTAAAATGGGCTCACAATAAAGCTAGCCCAAGTATTTGTAATTTACTTCCCATTTTATCCTTTATCCCCATATTCACTTAGcccaaattaataataaaacatt
It contains:
- the LOC121786287 gene encoding uncharacterized protein LOC121786287 — its product is MGRSDSFLRQLSSKEGWKSASKRWGWGKGMEGMYGGEMIMKKRVMVVVDQSSHSKHAMMWALTHVTNKSDILTLLHIVSSSSDTASSSYLVSSLASLCKACKPEVEVEALAIQGPKMDTVMSQVKKLEVSVLVLGHKHSSPFLNCLFVRSSADEFVEKCINSLECLTIGVKKQSSGVSGYLISTRWHKNFWLLA
- the LOC121786296 gene encoding increased DNA methylation 1-like isoform X4 is translated as MQFTIFAWPTKLDFIPSGDWYCVYCSCKFCGTACVSTATSDDEQNLSSELLACRLCEEKFHLHCTNETIAEDFNDASNSFCGKQCLMIAASQGTSGNADIPLRSACVSLILDRLQDFLGVTHEMGDEFSYTILQHRVINDDASLFGNSLKIESNSKLAIAFFVMDECFEPIIDERSGTNMVHSVVYSCGSNIRRLNYDGFYTFVLEKGGELVAAASIRIHGKQLAEMPFIGTRFMYRRQGMCSRLLCAVEKILSTLGVEKLVIPAISELNETWTKVFGFLPLEESMRQEMNYMSMIAFPGVDMLQKPVSGQQSVRAENDSAAIGCVEIKPPEHDDGVKENTASDSNNHAEAAAREKQGDDTGGEAAASNEDASQDAKIDESDKDAIMESAAMESTAAQEKQGDDTGGEAAASNEDASHAAEIHDSDKNAIMEYAAMESIALERSKVMTPEGKRLHQTKMHLRMQKSMIVAKMLLWNQVLPCPVPC
- the LOC121786296 gene encoding increased DNA methylation 1-like isoform X3, encoding MIDYGTVPLGGKVEYKRGKSKRMLIKGKITMDGICCDCCNITHTIRGFESHAEKTPGESFRNVYLDSENSLLQCLLDSWGKHVETDKIGFVCVDMEGDDPNDDSHRCNVCGDGGDLICCDSCPSTFHNSCLHIEIPSGDWYCVYCSCKFCGTACVSTATSDDEQNLSSELLACRLCEEKFHLHCTNETIAEDFNDASNSFCGKQCLMILDRLQDFLGVTHEMGDEFSYTILQHRVINDDASLFGNSLKIESNSKLAIAFFVMDECFEPIIDERSGTNMVHSVVYSCGSNIRRLNYDGFYTFVLEKGGELVAAASIRIHGKQLAEMPFIGTRFMYRRQGMCSRLLCAVEKILSTLGVEKLVIPAISELNETWTKVFGFLPLEESMRQEMNYMSMIAFPGVDMLQKPVSGQQSVRAENDSAAIGCVEIKPPEHDDGVKENTASDSNNHAEAAAREKQGDDTGGEAAASNEDASQDAKIDESDKDAIMESAAMESTAAQEKQGDDTGGEAAASNEDASHAAEIHDSDKNAIMEYAAMESIALERSKVMTPEGKRLHQTKMHLRMQKSMIVAKMLLWNQVLPCPVPC
- the LOC121786296 gene encoding increased DNA methylation 1-like isoform X2, with the translated sequence MIDYGTVPLGGKVEYKRGKSKRMLIKGKITMDGICCDCCNITHTIRGFESHAEKTPGESFRNVYLDSENSLLQCLLDSWGKHVETDKIGFVCVDMEGDDPNDDSHRCNVCGDGGDLICCDSCPSTFHNSCLHIEIPSGDWYCVYCSCKFCGTACVSTATSDDEQNLSSELLACRLCEEKFHLHCTNETIAEDFNDASNSFCGKQCLMGTSGNADIPLRSACVSLILDRLQDFLGVTHEMGDEFSYTILQHRVINDDASLFGNSLKIESNSKLAIAFFVMDECFEPIIDERSGTNMVHSVVYSCGSNIRRLNYDGFYTFVLEKGGELVAAASIRIHGKQLAEMPFIGTRFMYRRQGMCSRLLCAVEKILSTLGVEKLVIPAISELNETWTKVFGFLPLEESMRQEMNYMSMIAFPGVDMLQKPVSGQQSVRAENDSAAIGCVEIKPPEHDDGVKENTASDSNNHAEAAAREKQGDDTGGEAAASNEDASQDAKIDESDKDAIMESAAMESTAAQEKQGDDTGGEAAASNEDASHAAEIHDSDKNAIMEYAAMESIALERSKVMTPEGKRLHQTKMHLRMQKSMIVAKMLLWNQVLPCPVPC
- the LOC121786296 gene encoding increased DNA methylation 1-like isoform X1; the encoded protein is MIDYGTVPLGGKVEYKRGKSKRMLIKGKITMDGICCDCCNITHTIRGFESHAEKTPGESFRNVYLDSENSLLQCLLDSWGKHVETDKIGFVCVDMEGDDPNDDSHRCNVCGDGGDLICCDSCPSTFHNSCLHIEIPSGDWYCVYCSCKFCGTACVSTATSDDEQNLSSELLACRLCEEKFHLHCTNETIAEDFNDASNSFCGKQCLMIAASQGTSGNADIPLRSACVSLILDRLQDFLGVTHEMGDEFSYTILQHRVINDDASLFGNSLKIESNSKLAIAFFVMDECFEPIIDERSGTNMVHSVVYSCGSNIRRLNYDGFYTFVLEKGGELVAAASIRIHGKQLAEMPFIGTRFMYRRQGMCSRLLCAVEKILSTLGVEKLVIPAISELNETWTKVFGFLPLEESMRQEMNYMSMIAFPGVDMLQKPVSGQQSVRAENDSAAIGCVEIKPPEHDDGVKENTASDSNNHAEAAAREKQGDDTGGEAAASNEDASQDAKIDESDKDAIMESAAMESTAAQEKQGDDTGGEAAASNEDASHAAEIHDSDKNAIMEYAAMESIALERSKVMTPEGKRLHQTKMHLRMQKSMIVAKMLLWNQVLPCPVPC
- the LOC121786323 gene encoding uncharacterized protein LOC121786323 translates to MSIEVGEMSGEGEDELIDLNKEPPVERKRKMSDKSNPDHKVADGLPKNGWVLRSRTVAMSDGEKQVIKMEIVKMEDKERTQVPEMACVDKRKVTVVKKNGKKTGRRGRPSKTEGRDEVSSLSKQKKRLGTGRFPKEKGVKGALPSDNPEMARRGRPPKVESECLGSSFDKKHLQQEKVGNSNTGNGKGRGRGRPSGAQKGKRSLKVENEDVGLEVKKKIVKRGRDHKEPGVRIQSKRIKIGMSNMGNGFVQQKKKKVTKEGDEGKETGLRYQKQLIRDQIVAMLQKAGWSVEYRQRLTRDYHDAVYVDRDGRTHWSVTKAYKKLEEKIDKGTADDTDVLAFTPIPEETLRILFRMTEPGKKKGNKKMMNATGRTINRAC